From Streptomyces griseorubiginosus, one genomic window encodes:
- a CDS encoding thiamine pyrophosphate-binding protein encodes MTHDHDLVLRPTEAQISAALNPPPGRNGGDLVVETLAGLGATTVFGLPGQHALGMFDALRRSDLRYIGLRVENNAGFAADAYGRITGEAAPLLLSTGPGALTSLAALQEAAAASAPVLAISSQIPTAGLGGGRHGYLHELPDQSASFRGVVKSVHTVRAQSQIPSAIEAAWKSALTAPHGPVWVEIPQDVLLAPTLIPVVTGGDAFPEELPPRPELTAVAADLLSRAERPAIIAGGGVVRSDASGKLRQLAEVVRAPVVTTPGGKGAFPWRHPLSLQSWIEDRHTTDFLEDADVLLVVGSGLGELSSNYHTFKPRGRVIQIEADLGKLESNHPALGIHADARLALQALLETVSPRQDEEAPGRVREVLARVADRLAAQELTLEQELLASVRQALPASSPSFWDMTILAYWAWSAFDAKGPNLLHSAQGAGGLGYGFPAALGAAVADPSRPVLAVSGDGGALYSIAELATARQYDLNVTWLIVDDGGYGILREYMTDAFGQATATELSRPDYVALAESFGVPGVRTTPSALADDLSKALASPGPSVVVLPAVLRMFAPTHLD; translated from the coding sequence GTGACTCACGACCACGACCTGGTGCTCCGCCCGACCGAGGCGCAGATCTCGGCGGCCCTGAACCCGCCGCCCGGCCGCAACGGCGGAGACCTGGTCGTGGAGACCCTGGCCGGGCTGGGCGCGACGACCGTCTTCGGCCTGCCCGGCCAGCACGCGCTCGGCATGTTCGACGCGCTGCGCCGCTCCGACCTGCGCTACATCGGACTGCGGGTGGAGAACAACGCGGGCTTCGCGGCGGACGCGTACGGCCGGATCACGGGGGAGGCGGCCCCGCTGCTCCTGTCGACGGGTCCGGGCGCGCTGACGTCCCTGGCCGCGCTCCAGGAGGCGGCGGCCGCCTCGGCCCCCGTCCTGGCGATCAGCAGCCAGATCCCGACCGCCGGACTGGGCGGCGGCCGCCACGGCTACCTGCACGAACTCCCGGACCAGTCGGCCTCGTTCCGGGGCGTGGTCAAGTCGGTCCACACCGTCCGCGCCCAGTCCCAGATCCCCTCCGCGATCGAGGCGGCCTGGAAGTCGGCGCTCACCGCCCCGCACGGCCCGGTGTGGGTGGAGATCCCGCAGGACGTGCTGCTGGCGCCCACCCTGATCCCGGTGGTGACGGGCGGCGACGCCTTCCCGGAGGAGCTGCCCCCGCGCCCCGAACTCACGGCGGTGGCGGCCGACTTGCTGTCCCGCGCGGAGCGCCCGGCGATCATCGCGGGCGGGGGAGTCGTACGGTCGGACGCTTCGGGGAAGCTGCGGCAGCTGGCCGAGGTGGTGCGGGCGCCTGTGGTCACCACCCCCGGCGGCAAGGGCGCCTTCCCCTGGAGGCACCCGCTCTCGCTCCAGTCCTGGATCGAGGACCGGCACACCACGGACTTCCTGGAGGACGCGGACGTACTCCTGGTGGTGGGCTCGGGACTGGGCGAACTATCGTCCAACTACCACACGTTCAAGCCGCGAGGGCGGGTCATCCAGATCGAGGCGGACCTCGGGAAGCTGGAGTCCAACCACCCGGCGCTGGGCATCCACGCGGACGCGCGCCTCGCGTTGCAGGCGCTGCTGGAGACGGTGTCGCCGAGGCAGGACGAGGAGGCTCCGGGGCGGGTGCGTGAGGTGCTGGCGCGCGTCGCGGACCGCCTAGCCGCCCAGGAACTCACCCTGGAACAGGAGCTGTTGGCCTCGGTCCGCCAGGCCCTGCCCGCCTCGTCCCCGTCCTTCTGGGACATGACGATCCTCGCGTACTGGGCCTGGTCGGCGTTCGACGCCAAGGGCCCCAACCTCCTGCACTCCGCGCAGGGCGCCGGAGGCCTGGGCTACGGCTTCCCGGCGGCGCTGGGCGCGGCGGTGGCCGACCCGTCCCGCCCGGTCCTGGCGGTCTCGGGAGACGGCGGCGCCCTGTACTCCATCGCCGAACTGGCGACGGCCCGCCAGTACGACCTGAACGTCACCTGGCTGATCGTCGACGACGGCGGCTACGGCATCCTGCGCGAGTACATGACCGACGCCTTCGGCCAGGCCACGGCGACGGAGCTGTCCCGCCCCGACTACGTGGCACTGGCCGAGTCCTTCGGCGTCCCGGGGGTGCGTACGACCCCTTCGGCCCTCGCGGACGACCTGTCGAAGGCGTTGGCCTCACCCGGGCCGTCGGTGGTCGTCCTCCCGGCGGTGCTGCGGATGTTCGCACCGACGCACCTGGACTGA
- a CDS encoding NucA/NucB deoxyribonuclease domain-containing protein — protein sequence MTLRTTWAASLAVVAMVITSAPAAFAQEAPDGGSRAPTATAAAPAADVDRSVVLIPVKDLAAAQEESRRTHSLTTSADAGKPVLLSPAPEPTPLDLATAEKQNRRTAAEHGQTSDGGRTAETLAAPAPIGDQPDPTLLAECLSKDDADSDFGRVHNRFTYCNEREGVVDFYWVVNGRRIWRGTNTFTYQIFAQGDNTSRRIRVFSRVVEDSVRYNWLLRWDQWFTGRDVRLNLMANCPDDFTLCHAAPSSVSLPFVVWDNNDDWYNWDVYGHDSAGVGRDLITLNRFRMEYWGEGAGATVQRGWSPSRWMRCDSGSYFSQGTTVYPEACVFNEVTPRLNYALASDYRSVAQHIYEAQYFPNSTYPLLVPPGVPQPRDKVIPGRYDPDNAAAPGLHRITETLHPGEYKANGDHKDGACYKTGPEAALYADTGLPTRPNTPDEQCDEYPFASTLEGAANPDWDFSVKAVPQRDNSIAGGLLGSYYNDDRILAWDPTLPDTLANDRFYVHIE from the coding sequence ATGACGTTGAGAACGACCTGGGCCGCGTCGTTAGCCGTGGTCGCCATGGTGATCACCTCCGCACCCGCCGCCTTCGCGCAGGAAGCGCCGGACGGCGGTTCGCGGGCGCCCACCGCCACGGCGGCGGCACCGGCCGCGGACGTCGACCGGTCCGTGGTGCTCATCCCGGTCAAGGACCTCGCCGCCGCGCAGGAGGAGAGCCGCAGGACGCACTCCCTCACCACGAGCGCCGACGCCGGCAAACCCGTCCTGCTGTCGCCCGCGCCGGAGCCGACGCCGCTTGACCTCGCCACGGCCGAGAAGCAGAACCGGCGGACCGCCGCCGAGCATGGGCAGACCAGCGACGGCGGGCGGACCGCCGAGACGCTCGCGGCCCCGGCCCCGATCGGGGACCAGCCGGATCCCACGCTCCTGGCGGAGTGCCTCTCCAAGGACGACGCCGACTCCGACTTCGGCCGGGTGCACAACCGCTTCACCTACTGCAACGAGCGCGAGGGCGTGGTCGACTTCTACTGGGTCGTCAACGGGCGCCGGATATGGCGCGGTACCAACACGTTCACGTACCAGATCTTCGCGCAGGGCGACAACACCAGCCGCCGTATCCGGGTGTTCTCGCGGGTCGTCGAGGACTCGGTGCGCTACAACTGGCTGTTGCGCTGGGACCAGTGGTTCACCGGCCGCGACGTCCGGCTGAACCTCATGGCCAACTGCCCGGACGACTTCACGCTCTGCCACGCGGCACCGAGCTCCGTCAGCCTCCCGTTCGTCGTCTGGGACAACAACGACGACTGGTACAACTGGGATGTCTACGGCCATGATTCGGCGGGTGTCGGACGGGATCTGATCACCCTCAACCGGTTCCGGATGGAGTACTGGGGCGAGGGCGCCGGGGCCACCGTCCAGCGCGGATGGAGCCCCTCGCGGTGGATGCGCTGCGACTCCGGGTCGTACTTCTCCCAGGGCACCACCGTCTATCCGGAGGCCTGTGTCTTCAACGAGGTGACACCCCGGCTGAACTACGCGCTGGCCTCCGACTACCGGTCCGTGGCGCAACACATCTACGAAGCCCAGTACTTCCCCAACTCCACCTACCCCCTTCTGGTGCCGCCCGGCGTGCCTCAGCCCCGTGACAAGGTCATTCCGGGCAGGTACGACCCCGACAACGCCGCTGCGCCGGGGCTGCACCGGATCACCGAGACCCTGCACCCGGGGGAGTACAAGGCGAACGGCGACCACAAGGACGGCGCCTGCTACAAGACGGGTCCCGAAGCCGCGCTGTACGCCGACACCGGGCTGCCGACCCGGCCCAACACTCCGGACGAGCAGTGCGACGAGTATCCGTTCGCCTCGACACTGGAAGGTGCGGCCAACCCCGACTGGGACTTCTCGGTCAAGGCCGTACCGCAGCGCGACAACAGCATCGCCGGTGGTCTGCTGGGCTCCTACTACAACGACGACCGGATTCTGGCCTGGGACCCGACCCTGCCCGACACCCTCGCCAACGACCGCTTCTACGTCCACATCGAGTAG
- a CDS encoding endonuclease I family protein, whose translation MLATRIRSWKSVALTTAAVLVGLAAPVVTTTPAAATTTAYDSTYYKNAIGKTGTSLKSSLHTIVSANVTKISYSAVWDALKVTDQDPNNSNNVILLYSGVSRAKSLNGGDVGDWNREHVWAKSHGDFGEVTGPGTDLHHLRPADVQVNSIRGNLDFDNGGSAVTNGGGSTVDSDSFAPRAADRGDVARMILYMAVRYDGGDGFADLEPNEKVGNGSNPYMGKLSVLKAWNEADPPSAFEEKRNQVIYDTYQHNRNPFIDHPEWVEAIW comes from the coding sequence ATGCTGGCGACACGCATCCGCAGCTGGAAGTCGGTGGCGCTCACCACCGCCGCCGTGCTGGTCGGGCTCGCCGCCCCGGTCGTGACCACGACCCCGGCCGCCGCCACGACGACCGCGTACGACTCGACGTACTACAAGAACGCGATCGGCAAGACGGGGACGAGCCTCAAGTCGTCCCTGCACACGATCGTCAGCGCCAACGTCACGAAGATCTCGTACTCCGCGGTCTGGGACGCCCTCAAGGTCACCGACCAGGACCCGAACAACAGCAACAACGTGATCCTGCTGTACAGCGGTGTCTCCCGCGCCAAGTCCCTCAACGGCGGCGACGTCGGCGACTGGAACCGCGAGCACGTGTGGGCCAAGTCCCACGGCGACTTCGGCGAGGTCACCGGCCCCGGCACCGACCTGCACCACCTGCGTCCGGCCGACGTCCAGGTCAACAGCATCCGCGGCAACCTGGACTTCGACAACGGCGGCAGCGCGGTCACCAACGGCGGCGGCTCCACCGTCGACTCGGACTCCTTCGCGCCGCGCGCCGCGGACCGGGGTGACGTGGCCCGCATGATCCTCTACATGGCGGTGCGCTACGACGGCGGCGACGGATTCGCCGACCTGGAGCCCAACGAGAAGGTGGGCAACGGCTCCAACCCCTACATGGGCAAGCTCTCCGTCCTCAAGGCCTGGAACGAGGCGGACCCGCCCAGCGCCTTCGAGGAGAAGCGCAACCAGGTCATCTACGACACCTACCAGCACAACCGCAACCCGTTCATCGACCACCCGGAGTGGGTCGAGGCGATCTGGTAG
- a CDS encoding FG-GAP-like repeat-containing protein yields MRSNPTSLSDALAALLVAGLTPLVLSAPASAATAKYHDDFNGDGYRDLVTAAPSATVGGQTGAGAVVVAYGSKSGISATRRTVVTQNTSGIPGTAERGDRFGAALATGDLNNDGYADLVVSAPGEDLGSDADGGTVIIVWGSPSGLSGGRTAADPAPTAHDRFGQSLAVGDFSGDGKPDLTVGSTGADLWVSKGGFTKASGAASKYKVTAPIRAGRGATSLASGDLNGDGTDDLVVSGAYLDDRTAYYATMVFQGSASGLAHRTVLAEDSETAAVGDINGDGYDDVLTGEYEGAGNPGGSVSTHLGGVTGVDPEPGRTIDQDTSGVPGADETNDGFGWALSLGDVNGDGYADAAVSAHYEKIGSADLTGAVTLLRGSSSGLTPSGARSFSQDTDGVPGGNETNDHFGAAVHLADLNGDGHADLSVSADGENGGDGAVWHLRGAATGLTTTSAVTFGPSSLGVSTSGSPRLGAVLLP; encoded by the coding sequence TTGCGCAGCAACCCCACTTCCCTGTCCGACGCCCTGGCCGCCCTCCTCGTGGCGGGCCTCACCCCGCTCGTCCTGTCCGCCCCGGCGTCCGCGGCCACCGCCAAGTACCACGACGACTTCAACGGCGACGGCTACCGCGACCTGGTGACAGCCGCCCCCTCCGCGACCGTGGGCGGGCAGACGGGTGCCGGGGCCGTGGTCGTCGCCTACGGCTCGAAGTCCGGCATCAGCGCGACCCGCCGCACGGTCGTCACCCAGAACACCAGCGGCATCCCCGGTACCGCGGAGCGTGGCGACCGCTTCGGCGCCGCGCTCGCCACCGGCGACCTGAACAACGACGGATACGCCGACCTCGTGGTCTCGGCGCCCGGCGAGGACCTCGGCTCCGACGCGGACGGCGGTACCGTGATCATTGTCTGGGGCAGCCCCTCGGGCCTGTCCGGCGGCCGTACCGCGGCCGACCCCGCCCCAACGGCCCACGACCGGTTCGGCCAGTCCCTCGCCGTCGGCGACTTCAGCGGCGACGGCAAGCCCGACCTCACCGTGGGCAGTACGGGCGCGGACCTCTGGGTCAGCAAGGGCGGCTTCACCAAGGCGTCCGGCGCCGCGTCGAAGTACAAGGTCACGGCGCCGATCCGGGCGGGGCGCGGCGCCACGTCCCTGGCCTCCGGCGACCTGAACGGGGACGGTACCGACGACCTCGTCGTCAGCGGCGCCTACCTCGACGACCGAACGGCGTACTACGCCACGATGGTGTTCCAGGGCTCTGCCTCGGGCCTCGCCCACCGGACCGTACTGGCGGAGGACAGCGAGACCGCGGCCGTAGGCGACATCAACGGCGACGGCTACGACGACGTGCTCACCGGCGAGTACGAGGGCGCCGGCAACCCCGGTGGCTCCGTCAGCACCCACCTCGGTGGCGTCACGGGCGTCGACCCCGAGCCGGGCCGGACGATCGACCAGGACACATCGGGCGTCCCCGGCGCGGACGAGACGAACGACGGCTTCGGCTGGGCCCTCTCCCTCGGCGACGTGAACGGCGACGGGTACGCCGACGCAGCCGTGTCGGCGCACTACGAGAAGATCGGCTCGGCAGACCTCACCGGCGCCGTCACGCTGCTGCGCGGCTCGTCCTCCGGACTGACCCCCTCCGGCGCCCGGTCCTTCAGCCAGGACACCGACGGCGTACCCGGCGGGAACGAGACGAACGACCACTTCGGTGCGGCGGTGCACCTCGCCGACCTCAACGGCGACGGTCACGCGGACCTGTCCGTGAGCGCCGACGGTGAGAACGGCGGGGACGGCGCCGTGTGGCACCTGCGCGGCGCCGCCACCGGCCTGACCACGACGAGCGCGGTCACCTTCGGCCCGTCGTCCCTGGGCGTATCGACATCCGGCTCCCCGCGACTGGGCGCTGTCCTGCTCCCCTGA
- a CDS encoding glycosyltransferase family 39 protein codes for MTSATDPHPRPAPVSADWAPPAPPAPAPPDRAPRWSLPALLAILALAGVLYGWNLSGSSLNSFYSAAVYSGTQSWKAWFFGALDAGNFLTVDKPPFALMIMGLSCRVLGFGTWQMMAPEIAAALGTIWILHSSVKRAFGHVAAAIAALVLALTPITVAINRDNNPDTILVLLMVGGAALALRAVRTDRLLPLIGSAVLFGLAFNTKMLQGYIALPAVFAVYVYASKLGWKKKVINLGLAAVALAVSSFWWATAVSLVPADDRPYIGGSTDGSAWNLIMGYNGLGRVLGGEGNGGGGGGGGGTFAGTAGIGRMFNDVLGGQISWLIPFAFLALVGGLVRCGRAPRTDLTRAALVLWGGWLVLHYLTFAMAEGTMHPYYTTALAPGIAALCGGGGVLLWRAFRSGDARWSWVLPAGLAVTGVWAIVLLRRATGWNTWLWPVVGVLTVLAIAGLLVFRTAASGTKARLLAVSVAAAIVAALAGPTAYAASPAFSATTGGMGGTNPTAGPSTGGGMGGPGGGGGRGGFGGNGGGPGGTQQGGRAGGEFPDGGGGTGQMQPGGGSGELPQGGNGFPGGGELPGGQNGGTQNGGTAPGGTGNATGRPGGGGGMGGSVDSALVSYLEKHQDGAKWLLAVSNSQSAGQLILSTHKPVISMWGFTGTDQAMTLARLKELVKKGELHYIQLGGGGMGGNSSLSQQITSWVQKNGTAVKESDYSSSSSSSSTTSTVYRLDPSDVG; via the coding sequence GTGACATCTGCCACCGATCCCCACCCCCGCCCCGCGCCCGTGTCCGCCGACTGGGCGCCGCCGGCCCCGCCCGCCCCGGCGCCCCCGGACAGGGCCCCGCGCTGGTCGCTGCCCGCGCTGCTCGCGATCCTGGCCCTGGCCGGCGTCCTGTACGGCTGGAACCTGAGCGGCAGCAGCCTCAACAGCTTCTACAGCGCCGCGGTCTACAGCGGTACGCAGAGCTGGAAGGCCTGGTTCTTCGGGGCGCTGGACGCGGGTAACTTCCTCACCGTCGACAAGCCGCCGTTCGCGCTGATGATCATGGGCCTGTCCTGCCGGGTCCTCGGCTTCGGCACCTGGCAGATGATGGCGCCCGAGATCGCGGCGGCCCTCGGCACGATCTGGATCCTGCACAGCTCCGTGAAGCGGGCCTTCGGACACGTGGCGGCCGCGATCGCCGCGCTCGTTCTCGCGCTCACTCCGATCACCGTCGCGATCAACCGGGACAACAACCCCGACACGATCCTGGTGTTGCTCATGGTCGGCGGTGCGGCCCTCGCCCTGCGCGCGGTCCGCACCGACCGGCTGCTCCCCCTGATCGGCTCCGCCGTCCTGTTCGGCCTCGCCTTCAACACCAAGATGCTCCAGGGCTACATCGCCCTGCCGGCCGTCTTCGCGGTGTACGTGTACGCCTCGAAGCTCGGCTGGAAGAAGAAGGTCATCAACCTGGGCCTCGCCGCGGTGGCGTTGGCGGTCTCCAGCTTCTGGTGGGCGACGGCGGTCTCACTCGTGCCGGCCGACGACCGTCCCTACATAGGCGGTTCGACCGACGGCTCCGCCTGGAACCTGATCATGGGCTACAACGGCCTGGGCCGGGTCCTCGGCGGCGAGGGCAACGGAGGGGGCGGAGGCGGTGGTGGCGGCACCTTCGCCGGCACCGCGGGCATCGGCCGGATGTTCAACGACGTCCTCGGCGGCCAGATCTCCTGGCTGATCCCCTTCGCCTTCCTCGCGCTCGTCGGCGGCCTGGTGCGGTGCGGCCGTGCCCCGCGCACCGACCTGACCCGGGCCGCGCTCGTCCTGTGGGGCGGCTGGCTGGTGCTGCACTACCTGACCTTCGCGATGGCCGAGGGCACCATGCACCCGTACTACACGACCGCGCTCGCCCCCGGCATCGCGGCACTGTGCGGTGGCGGCGGGGTGCTGCTGTGGCGCGCCTTCCGCAGCGGTGACGCCCGCTGGTCCTGGGTCCTGCCGGCCGGTCTCGCGGTCACCGGCGTCTGGGCGATCGTGCTGCTGCGCCGGGCGACCGGCTGGAACACCTGGCTGTGGCCGGTCGTCGGGGTCCTGACGGTCCTGGCGATCGCGGGCCTGTTGGTCTTCCGTACGGCGGCCTCGGGGACGAAGGCCCGGCTGCTGGCCGTGTCCGTCGCCGCGGCGATCGTGGCGGCCCTCGCCGGTCCGACGGCGTACGCGGCCTCACCGGCCTTCTCCGCCACCACGGGCGGTATGGGCGGCACCAACCCGACGGCGGGGCCGTCGACGGGTGGCGGCATGGGTGGTCCCGGCGGCGGTGGCGGCCGGGGCGGCTTCGGCGGCAACGGCGGCGGGCCGGGCGGTACGCAGCAGGGCGGCCGGGCGGGCGGGGAGTTCCCCGACGGCGGTGGCGGCACCGGCCAGATGCAGCCCGGTGGGGGCAGCGGTGAGCTGCCGCAGGGCGGCAACGGCTTCCCCGGCGGCGGCGAACTGCCGGGCGGCCAGAACGGCGGTACGCAGAACGGCGGTACGGCTCCCGGCGGCACCGGCAACGCGACGGGCCGCCCCGGTGGCGGTGGCGGCATGGGCGGCAGTGTCGACAGCGCGCTGGTCTCGTACCTGGAGAAGCACCAGGACGGCGCCAAGTGGCTGCTCGCGGTCTCCAACTCGCAGAGCGCGGGCCAGCTGATCCTGAGCACCCACAAGCCGGTCATCTCCATGTGGGGCTTCACCGGCACCGACCAGGCCATGACCCTGGCCAGGCTCAAGGAGCTGGTGAAGAAGGGCGAGTTGCACTACATCCAGCTGGGCGGCGGTGGCATGGGCGGCAACAGCAGCCTCAGCCAGCAGATCACCAGCTGGGTGCAGAAGAACGGCACGGCGGTGAAGGAGAGCGACTACAGCTCGAGCAGTTCCTCTTCGAGCACCACCTCGACGGTCTACCGCCTGGACCCCTCCGACGTCGGCTGA
- a CDS encoding serine hydrolase, producing MTRGIFRHTKWIAAGALAACVAAATPAAAATPSVSCTSARAGLADKLKRDITSAVSNRSGTIAVGLYDRTTKTTCTLRSSTAYDSASVVKVTVLATLLWDAKKHNRYLTTTESNLAKAMITKSDNDATSKLWRQLGLTKIKGFLSAAGMTQTKPGANGYWGLTQITVTDEQKLLKLVTAKNSVLSDNSRAYILKLMGQVISSQRWGTPYGRPSGVSWHVKNGWLQRSTHGWRVHSVGTFTGGGHDYMITVLTHGNSTMNYGITTIQGVAKVIHKDLAAS from the coding sequence ATGACACGGGGGATATTCAGACACACGAAATGGATCGCGGCCGGTGCGCTGGCCGCCTGCGTCGCCGCCGCCACTCCGGCCGCCGCGGCGACACCGAGCGTCAGCTGCACGTCCGCCAGGGCGGGCCTCGCCGACAAGCTCAAGCGGGACATCACGTCCGCCGTCTCCAACCGCTCGGGCACGATCGCCGTCGGCCTCTACGACCGTACGACCAAGACCACCTGCACCCTGCGCTCCTCCACCGCCTACGACTCCGCGAGCGTGGTCAAGGTGACCGTGCTCGCCACGCTGTTGTGGGACGCGAAGAAGCACAACAGGTATCTGACCACCACCGAGAGCAATCTCGCCAAGGCCATGATCACCAAGTCGGACAACGACGCGACCAGCAAGCTCTGGCGGCAGCTCGGTCTGACCAAGATCAAGGGCTTCCTCTCCGCGGCCGGCATGACCCAGACCAAGCCCGGCGCCAACGGATACTGGGGCCTGACCCAGATCACCGTCACCGACGAGCAGAAGCTGCTCAAGCTGGTCACCGCGAAGAACTCCGTCCTGAGCGACAACTCCCGCGCCTACATCCTGAAGTTGATGGGGCAGGTCATCTCGTCGCAGCGCTGGGGGACGCCGTACGGCCGCCCGTCCGGGGTCTCCTGGCACGTCAAGAACGGCTGGCTGCAACGCTCCACGCACGGCTGGCGGGTGCACAGCGTCGGCACCTTCACCGGCGGCGGCCACGACTACATGATCACGGTGCTCACGCACGGCAACAGCACCATGAACTACGGCATCACCACGATCCAGGGCGTCGCGAAGGTCATCCACAAGGACCTTGCGGCAAGCTGA
- a CDS encoding esterase-like activity of phytase family protein has protein sequence MQLRTVLATTTAALAAATCLTAAGPAVASAPVSHACSPSVSLDRFSDALDKTTYDGTFVGNFSALALDRDGSLAALSDRSALFDLDARTLAPKEVVPLADENGAALDSEGLVIDKDGTRLVTSETEPSIRRYGPDGKILDRLPVPASLQVAPAGRATANQTFEGLTLLNGGRTLLAAMEYALSGDTAGIVRFQTWTRHGRTWKPAQQYAYRTDAAFLGVPEVQALPDGRLLVLERGFTSGVGNTVRLYLADPRHATNTADIEYLTGQDGVRLIRKTLLTDIATCPALGATAKQPQPNPLLDNIEGMVITGRTKDRLKVLLVSDDNQNAAQTTRFYYLRVRA, from the coding sequence ATGCAGCTGAGAACCGTACTCGCGACCACCACCGCGGCCCTGGCGGCGGCGACCTGCCTGACAGCGGCAGGGCCCGCCGTCGCCTCGGCTCCGGTGAGCCACGCCTGCTCCCCGTCCGTCTCCCTCGACCGTTTCTCCGACGCGCTCGACAAGACGACGTACGACGGCACCTTCGTCGGCAACTTCTCCGCACTCGCGCTGGACCGGGACGGCTCCCTCGCCGCCCTCTCCGACCGCTCCGCCCTCTTCGACCTGGACGCGAGGACCCTCGCGCCGAAGGAGGTCGTCCCGCTCGCCGACGAGAACGGCGCCGCGCTGGACTCCGAAGGGCTGGTGATCGACAAGGACGGCACCCGGCTGGTCACCTCCGAGACCGAGCCGTCGATCCGCCGCTACGGCCCCGACGGGAAGATCCTCGACCGGCTGCCCGTGCCGGCCTCCCTCCAGGTCGCCCCGGCGGGCCGCGCCACCGCCAACCAGACCTTCGAGGGCCTGACCCTCCTGAACGGCGGCCGCACCCTGCTCGCCGCCATGGAGTACGCCCTCTCCGGCGACACGGCCGGCATCGTCCGCTTCCAGACCTGGACGCGCCACGGAAGGACCTGGAAGCCCGCGCAGCAGTACGCCTACCGCACCGACGCCGCCTTCCTCGGCGTCCCCGAGGTCCAGGCCCTCCCCGACGGCCGCCTCCTGGTCCTGGAACGCGGCTTCACCTCGGGCGTCGGCAACACGGTCCGCCTCTACCTGGCCGACCCCCGCCACGCCACGAACACGGCGGACATCGAATACCTCACCGGCCAGGACGGCGTACGCCTGATCAGGAAAACCCTGCTCACGGACATCGCCACCTGCCCGGCCCTCGGCGCCACGGCGAAGCAGCCCCAGCCGAACCCCCTCCTGGACAACATCGAGGGCATGGTGATCACAGGCCGGACCAAGGACCGCCTGAAGGTCCTGCTGGTCAGCGACGACAACCAGAACGCGGCGCAGACGACCCGCTTCTATTACCTACGAGTGCGCGCCTGA